From a region of the Pseudanabaena sp. ABRG5-3 genome:
- a CDS encoding clan AA aspartic protease yields MMQGYVNKNCEATILVVIRNNNKLKSINAVIDTGFTGFLSLPIEIITELDLPWSYRDRGTLGDGSEVLFDIYDAVAIWDGNSQEIEVNSAETDPLIGMSMLRGYRLQVDTIEGGLVIITDLSEFASR; encoded by the coding sequence ATGATGCAAGGATACGTTAATAAGAATTGTGAAGCTACGATTCTTGTAGTCATCCGAAACAATAACAAACTAAAATCTATCAACGCTGTCATCGATACAGGATTTACAGGTTTCCTAAGCCTCCCAATCGAAATAATTACTGAACTGGATCTGCCATGGAGTTATCGCGATCGCGGAACATTAGGAGATGGTAGTGAGGTTTTGTTTGATATTTACGATGCAGTAGCCATTTGGGATGGCAATTCTCAGGAGATTGAAGTCAATTCAGCAGAAACAGATCCACTAATTGGGATGAGTATGCTTCGCGGATACAGACTTCAAGTAGATACAATTGAGGGTGGATTGGTGATAATTACAGACTTATCAGAATTTGCTAGTAGGTAG
- a CDS encoding clan AA aspartic protease codes for MISGIVNADFEAIISLSICDSEGKIYRQDAIVDTGFNGWLSLPPDLIDRLNLKWKRRGRAILGDGSECVFNVYEAVVVWDGDYLTVPIDEADSEPLVGMSLMEGYQLTVQVFEEGSVEIRKVSAG; via the coding sequence ATGATCTCAGGAATTGTTAATGCAGATTTTGAGGCAATTATCTCACTATCGATATGTGACTCTGAAGGCAAGATTTACAGGCAAGATGCAATTGTTGATACAGGTTTTAATGGCTGGCTTTCATTGCCACCAGACCTAATTGATCGGCTAAATCTGAAATGGAAAAGACGAGGACGCGCTATTCTTGGTGATGGTAGTGAATGCGTTTTTAATGTCTATGAAGCAGTTGTAGTTTGGGATGGTGACTATCTGACTGTCCCCATCGATGAAGCTGATTCAGAACCCCTTGTTGGAATGTCATTGATGGAGGGCTACCAACTTACAGTTCAAGTATTTGAAGAAGGCAGCGTAGAAATCCGTAAAGTAAGTGCTGGCTAA
- a CDS encoding type II toxin-antitoxin system Phd/YefM family antitoxin, with amino-acid sequence MINLSQDIQPLTTFKRNTSKLITQMRNTGHPIVLTINGKAELVVQDAISYQQLLNKLEELETIISIKKGLEDLAKGHTRPLNQFVEEIQRKHGISS; translated from the coding sequence ATGATTAATCTCAGCCAAGACATTCAGCCCCTGACCACCTTCAAACGCAATACCAGCAAACTCATCACCCAAATGAGAAATACTGGACATCCCATAGTATTAACCATCAATGGCAAAGCAGAATTAGTCGTACAAGATGCAATATCCTATCAACAATTGCTCAATAAACTTGAAGAACTAGAAACAATCATTAGCATTAAAAAAGGATTAGAAGACTTGGCAAAAGGTCACACTAGACCTCTGAACCAATTTGTCGAAGAAATACAAAGAAAACATGGAATTTCAAGTTAA
- a CDS encoding Uma2 family endonuclease, with amino-acid sequence MTIAAEQAKSKAKIWTDSDHSDRVRPVAEQRIWLENISWQTFEQLLEDIGDRRSTLFHYINGNLEIMSPMALHERSNRFIDDLIRVLSDELEIDLCKCGSLLMRIPELKIGAEPDSCYYIQNEPKIRNQEVITMGQDPPPDLVLEVDITNPSDRHLPIYAQLQVPEIWIYNGYDLEFLSLENGAYQKIEHSLSFPNLPAAVVVEFVQKRLELGDRQTLKEFRQWVRDNLKKS; translated from the coding sequence ATGACGATCGCCGCAGAACAAGCTAAATCTAAAGCCAAAATTTGGACTGATTCGGATCATAGCGATCGCGTGCGACCTGTTGCTGAACAAAGGATATGGCTAGAAAACATCAGTTGGCAAACCTTTGAGCAATTGCTGGAAGATATAGGCGATCGCCGCAGCACTTTATTTCATTACATCAATGGAAACTTAGAAATTATGTCGCCAATGGCGCTACATGAGCGCAGCAATCGGTTTATTGATGATTTGATTCGAGTACTGTCCGATGAGCTAGAGATAGATTTATGTAAATGCGGCTCATTATTGATGCGGATTCCTGAACTCAAGATTGGCGCAGAACCAGATTCTTGCTATTACATTCAGAATGAGCCAAAGATTCGTAACCAAGAAGTAATCACGATGGGGCAAGATCCACCACCCGATCTCGTTTTAGAAGTTGACATTACTAATCCCAGCGATCGCCATTTACCGATCTATGCTCAACTCCAAGTTCCTGAAATTTGGATATATAACGGCTATGACTTAGAGTTTCTAAGCTTAGAAAATGGGGCATATCAAAAAATAGAACATAGTCTGTCTTTTCCTAACCTACCTGCGGCGGTGGTAGTGGAGTTTGTGCAGAAGCGACTTGAACTAGGCGATCGCCAAACCCTCAAGGAATTTCGGCAATGGGTGCGCGATAACCTTAAAAAAAGCTAG
- a CDS encoding DUF3120 domain-containing protein codes for MFLSPDKVELEERSLARATVQVLPPTVNVTSAFPQYLSQYLLAAASLLQHWRVWFAALFLVSVPVFFEAPLVRYAPWLSLICTVGWLAIAKHLREETKTKTWGSLIWGFSLTWLCGSLYWGWLRWEPAYHVPVEALALPWAIWATRQDAYRVGGWFYIGSLLGTAITDLYFYITHLFPHWQALMQVESDLNLAQPILKNALALVETPWGMTWACILAALLLVTGNRAMRSPQLGYWAFGGAVLGTIFVDLLFFSVAILN; via the coding sequence TTGTTTTTATCTCCTGACAAGGTTGAACTTGAGGAGCGCTCCTTAGCACGGGCAACAGTTCAGGTTCTACCTCCTACTGTCAATGTCACGTCAGCGTTTCCGCAATACTTATCACAATATTTGCTAGCTGCCGCCTCACTGTTACAGCATTGGCGCGTCTGGTTTGCGGCTCTATTTTTAGTATCCGTACCTGTTTTTTTTGAAGCTCCCCTTGTGCGCTATGCGCCTTGGTTGAGCCTGATTTGTACTGTCGGTTGGCTCGCGATCGCTAAACATCTCCGAGAAGAAACCAAAACCAAAACATGGGGCAGCCTAATCTGGGGCTTTAGCCTCACTTGGCTATGTGGTTCTCTCTATTGGGGATGGCTACGCTGGGAGCCTGCTTATCATGTCCCTGTCGAAGCTTTAGCATTACCTTGGGCGATTTGGGCAACTCGACAAGATGCTTACCGAGTCGGTGGTTGGTTTTATATTGGCTCATTACTGGGAACAGCGATTACCGATCTTTACTTCTACATCACCCATCTGTTTCCCCATTGGCAAGCATTGATGCAGGTAGAGTCCGATCTTAATCTCGCTCAGCCAATTTTGAAAAATGCTTTAGCACTTGTTGAAACTCCTTGGGGGATGACATGGGCTTGTATTCTTGCCGCATTACTCTTAGTGACTGGTAATCGCGCCATGCGATCGCCGCAACTTGGTTACTGGGCATTCGGTGGCGCAGTGTTAGGGACGATTTTTGTCGATTTACTATTTTTCAGCGTAGCAATCCTTAACTAA
- a CDS encoding AmpG family muropeptide MFS transporter, with the protein MNTIAQFFRVFQSRKMAALLALGFASGLPYALTDDAFRAWLTSAKFDLSTIGWLGLVSLPYSLKFLWSPLIDRFVPPFLGRRRGWILLTQGGLIIAILAIALQMFTIDQLDLASRNAALPMLAIAALMIAFLSATQDIVIDAYRTDVLAVQEVGAGIGIWVMGYRIALLFAGFVGFNLATRLSWKSPLSQFLFNNGFTGLSLSKFGWAWVYVLLAIVMSLGLIATIFAPEPPEVEARPASLDEAVVKPFQEFFQRLGVTKVLLILVFTIFYRFSDAMVGKMAVPFLKTLFDDGTIGTVRQGIGLVATIVGTLAGGAILSKIGVNRSLWVFGFLQAISNIGYYAISVVGKNDYVLLAAINVENFCGGLGTAGFLGFLMVLCNPSFSATQFALLSSLFAVGRDLLASPFSGESAQFIQRNLPSWDAINQVVWFAGSDGKGWALFFLLTLVLAIPGMMFLPFFAPWNGEFKKVDSLPMD; encoded by the coding sequence ATGAATACGATCGCCCAATTTTTTCGGGTTTTTCAGAGTCGCAAAATGGCGGCTCTTTTGGCATTAGGATTTGCCTCAGGTTTACCCTATGCCCTCACCGATGATGCTTTCCGCGCATGGCTTACCAGTGCTAAGTTTGACCTCAGTACGATTGGCTGGCTAGGATTGGTTTCACTGCCCTATTCCCTCAAGTTTTTATGGTCGCCATTGATCGATCGCTTTGTACCACCTTTTTTAGGGCGGCGCAGAGGCTGGATTTTGCTAACACAGGGTGGTTTGATTATTGCTATTTTAGCAATCGCCTTACAAATGTTTACAATTGACCAGCTTGATTTGGCTAGTCGTAATGCTGCTTTACCAATGTTGGCGATCGCAGCTCTGATGATTGCTTTTCTTAGTGCCACCCAAGATATTGTGATCGATGCTTATCGGACTGATGTATTAGCAGTTCAGGAAGTAGGTGCGGGGATTGGTATTTGGGTAATGGGATATCGAATTGCGCTGCTATTTGCAGGATTTGTGGGTTTTAATTTAGCAACTCGATTAAGTTGGAAGTCGCCGCTTTCACAGTTTCTATTTAATAACGGATTTACTGGTTTAAGCCTTAGTAAATTTGGTTGGGCTTGGGTATATGTCTTACTAGCTATTGTGATGAGCCTTGGACTAATTGCCACTATCTTTGCACCTGAGCCTCCCGAAGTTGAGGCAAGACCCGCATCCTTAGATGAAGCTGTAGTTAAACCTTTTCAGGAATTCTTTCAACGCTTAGGTGTCACCAAAGTATTGCTAATTCTGGTGTTTACGATCTTCTATCGATTTAGCGATGCTATGGTTGGCAAAATGGCAGTTCCATTTTTAAAAACACTATTCGATGATGGCACGATTGGCACGGTGCGTCAGGGGATTGGCTTAGTCGCAACCATTGTCGGAACTTTAGCGGGGGGCGCAATTTTAAGCAAAATCGGTGTTAATAGGTCTCTATGGGTATTCGGATTTCTGCAAGCGATTAGCAATATTGGCTATTACGCCATTTCGGTGGTTGGCAAAAACGACTATGTTTTGCTTGCTGCCATTAACGTTGAGAACTTTTGTGGCGGACTGGGAACCGCAGGCTTTTTAGGCTTTTTGATGGTGTTGTGCAACCCTAGCTTTTCGGCAACTCAGTTTGCATTACTATCAAGTTTGTTTGCCGTCGGGCGCGATCTCTTAGCTTCGCCATTTTCTGGAGAGTCCGCCCAATTCATTCAGCGCAATTTACCTTCATGGGATGCCATTAACCAAGTCGTATGGTTTGCTGGCAGTGATGGCAAAGGTTGGGCGCTGTTCTTCCTATTAACGCTGGTATTAGCAATTCCAGGGATGATGTTCTTACCATTCTTCGCGCCTTGGAATGGAGAATTTAAGAAGGTAGATTCTTTACCGATGGATTAG
- the trxA gene encoding thioredoxin: MSSAIAVTDASFEQDVLKSDIPVLVDFWAPWCGPCRMVAPVVEEVAAQYEGKIKVFKLNTDENPSVAGQYGIRSIPTLMLFKGGQRVDVVVGAVPKATLSTTIEKHLDS, encoded by the coding sequence ATGTCATCAGCGATCGCAGTCACAGATGCTAGCTTTGAGCAGGACGTACTTAAAAGTGACATCCCTGTTCTAGTAGATTTTTGGGCCCCTTGGTGTGGACCATGCCGTATGGTTGCTCCTGTAGTGGAAGAAGTAGCTGCACAGTATGAAGGCAAAATCAAAGTTTTCAAACTTAATACCGATGAGAATCCTAGCGTAGCTGGACAATATGGCATTCGCAGTATTCCCACGCTCATGTTATTTAAGGGTGGTCAGCGCGTGGATGTGGTTGTAGGTGCTGTCCCTAAGGCAACACTGTCTACAACTATTGAAAAGCATTTAGATAGTTAA
- the pyrR gene encoding bifunctional pyr operon transcriptional regulator/uracil phosphoribosyltransferase PyrR, with amino-acid sequence MPQSKIVEILSADELRRTINRLASQIVEASDDLANVVLLGVYTRGVPLSVAIAKQIHTLEGVLVPTGALDITFYRDDLDRIGLRTPSKTELPFDLNGKTVVLVDDVIYSGRTIGAALSAIHDYGRPKVVRLLVLVDRGHRELPIHPDYVGRTLPTSKDEQVKVFLSSAGDARDGVELFKPIN; translated from the coding sequence GTGCCGCAATCTAAGATTGTCGAAATTTTATCTGCTGACGAGTTACGTCGGACGATCAATCGTCTCGCTTCCCAAATAGTTGAGGCTAGTGATGATTTAGCAAATGTTGTCCTGCTCGGTGTTTATACTCGTGGTGTGCCTCTGAGTGTAGCGATCGCTAAGCAGATTCATACCCTTGAAGGAGTACTAGTGCCGACGGGAGCGCTAGATATTACCTTTTATCGTGATGATCTCGATCGCATTGGCTTGCGGACACCAAGTAAAACTGAGCTTCCCTTTGACCTCAATGGCAAAACTGTGGTCTTAGTAGATGATGTGATCTATAGCGGGCGGACAATTGGGGCAGCGCTGAGTGCGATCCATGATTATGGTCGTCCTAAGGTGGTGAGGTTACTAGTTTTAGTTGATCGCGGTCATCGTGAGTTACCGATTCATCCTGATTATGTTGGGCGAACTTTGCCAACATCTAAGGATGAACAGGTAAAAGTATTTCTCAGTTCCGCAGGGGACGCTCGTGATGGCGTGGAGTTATTTAAACCTATAAACTAG
- the cobM gene encoding precorrin-4 C(11)-methyltransferase produces the protein MLEPVYIVGAGPGDPDLITVKGRNLLTKADVIVYANSLIPDSMLQFCRADAEIIPTASKSLEEIVGILIDRVRSHKLVVRLHDGDPSLYGAIQEQIIALSEAEIPFEIIPGVSAFQLAAARLQVELTVPEIVQTIILTRISGRTQVPEKEELSRLAAHQASLCLYLSAHHVENAQSKLIEHYPPDTTVAICYRLGWEDEKILTVPLLEMAAATREENLTRTTLFVISPALNHVKKSMTKGTKSQLYSSHYKRLFKN, from the coding sequence ATGCTCGAACCAGTTTATATCGTTGGTGCAGGACCTGGTGATCCTGACCTCATCACTGTTAAAGGAAGAAACCTCCTCACCAAAGCCGATGTAATCGTCTATGCGAATTCCCTCATCCCCGATTCGATGCTTCAATTTTGTCGCGCCGATGCCGAAATTATTCCCACCGCCAGCAAATCCCTTGAAGAAATAGTCGGGATTCTGATCGACAGAGTGCGATCGCATAAATTAGTAGTCCGTCTCCACGATGGCGATCCTAGTCTATATGGCGCAATTCAAGAGCAAATCATCGCTCTAAGTGAAGCCGAAATTCCCTTTGAAATAATTCCGGGGGTGAGCGCCTTCCAATTAGCCGCCGCCCGTTTACAAGTAGAGCTAACAGTTCCTGAAATCGTACAGACGATTATTCTCACGCGGATTAGTGGACGTACTCAAGTTCCTGAAAAAGAAGAATTATCAAGACTTGCTGCTCATCAAGCTTCACTATGTCTTTATCTCAGCGCTCACCATGTCGAGAATGCTCAATCAAAATTAATCGAACATTATCCACCCGATACTACTGTAGCAATTTGCTATCGCTTAGGGTGGGAAGATGAAAAGATTTTAACGGTTCCTCTACTGGAAATGGCTGCGGCTACTCGTGAAGAGAATCTCACTAGAACTACGCTATTTGTGATTAGTCCTGCATTAAATCATGTAAAAAAAAGCATGACCAAAGGTACTAAATCGCAGTTATATAGTTCTCACTACAAACGACTATTCAAAAACTAG
- the cbiD gene encoding cobalt-precorrin-5B (C(1))-methyltransferase CbiD, translated as MKSGYTLPVFAIAAAKAAILTLRQETTSSVNLDLLESGNGEIAIAQSAMINKNTALAIAISDPGDNLDLTAGTPIWAWVQLEPLTESSPQIIILEAGEGLGKTASGEPAIYKLARDLAEVNLVPLLEPNMMARVRFILPEGKALAKRTSNAAFGILDGLSLLGTSAISKPLSVEDKLEEFRADLRIKAADSPVIAFYIGANGYQVAQNLGFPTSQLVQTANWVGAMLVEAALLGVTSITLIGYHGKLLKLAGGIFNTSSHLADARIDILVRAAVHENLSIEMIQSIEQSPTAEAVHKLLVRNGCDRPVFQYITDQITQRSIAYVQKYTDLKVDIKTVLCDRLGKLVL; from the coding sequence ATGAAATCTGGTTACACCCTACCTGTCTTTGCGATCGCTGCTGCTAAAGCCGCTATCCTTACGTTGCGCCAAGAAACTACATCTTCTGTCAATCTTGATTTGTTAGAATCTGGGAATGGCGAAATTGCGATCGCGCAAAGTGCGATGATTAATAAAAATACTGCCCTTGCGATCGCTATTAGTGACCCTGGGGATAATCTCGATCTCACCGCAGGTACGCCTATCTGGGCATGGGTGCAATTAGAACCTTTAACAGAATCATCGCCACAAATAATCATTCTCGAAGCAGGCGAAGGATTAGGGAAAACCGCCAGTGGTGAGCCTGCAATTTACAAACTGGCAAGGGATTTAGCAGAAGTTAATTTAGTGCCTTTGCTGGAACCTAATATGATGGCACGAGTTCGGTTTATTTTGCCTGAAGGCAAAGCATTAGCAAAAAGAACTTCCAATGCCGCTTTTGGAATTCTTGACGGTTTATCCTTATTAGGAACTTCCGCCATATCTAAACCACTCTCAGTAGAAGACAAACTCGAAGAATTTCGCGCAGATTTACGCATTAAAGCTGCTGATTCCCCTGTAATCGCTTTTTACATCGGTGCAAATGGCTATCAAGTCGCCCAAAATCTGGGATTTCCCACTTCGCAATTAGTGCAAACTGCTAATTGGGTGGGAGCGATGTTAGTAGAAGCAGCACTCTTGGGAGTAACTTCCATCACACTAATTGGCTATCACGGCAAATTACTCAAACTCGCAGGTGGAATTTTTAATACTTCCAGTCACTTAGCAGATGCAAGGATCGATATTCTTGTAAGAGCCGCAGTCCATGAGAATTTATCCATCGAGATGATTCAATCCATTGAGCAATCACCTACTGCCGAAGCCGTCCATAAATTATTAGTGAGAAATGGTTGCGATCGCCCAGTTTTTCAATATATCACCGATCAAATTACGCAAAGGTCGATCGCCTATGTCCAAAAATATACAGACCTGAAGGTTGATATTAAAACGGTGCTTTGCGATCGCCTAGGAAAGTTAGTTTTGTAG
- a CDS encoding SpoIID/LytB domain-containing protein — protein MLKTLGIIRQTVIVTVCSFTLTAGELVQAQTETNPILKIGIVQRFGERPQDRLTIQAPSGGKLTLTFPSADGKSTQTLTSDRLVIEMAAQPLTQPILEEKLVLSNHRSFENAAASAFHWNEKGVKTEIAQPRRWQVWAKRDVYDSMLLRYLMFYTLRSQGNVTVQLDRRIMPQKAIASWTVGDFKYNRDRLDVSSSSGIVEVSYQRESKAEISNRPYAGTLKLQPNAHQSFTLVNNVPLETYVRGVVPHEIGYNAPYPAVQAQAILARTYALASLQRFKADDYELCADTQCQVYRGLENTTEVADRAVADTRGLVLTYNNRVIDALYSSTTGGITANYNDLWDGTPRPYLQSVLDLANRPENQRSANISDNKNLKAFLDRQEGFNEAGWRTLRWRKSGSLDELQISLKKFLRFSGDTTTNFNAIKQLQVTKRAPSGRVLEMEVTTDTGKLSVKKDEIIDAFDPPDSTFFSLEPIYKEQGKEKILTGYTFIGGGLGHGVGMSQTGSYNLARLGFTYDRILNFYYTNTQLQKLRPEHYQ, from the coding sequence ATGCTAAAAACTCTCGGTATTATTCGCCAAACTGTAATTGTGACTGTTTGTTCGTTTACGCTGACTGCTGGTGAACTGGTACAAGCTCAAACGGAAACTAATCCCATTTTAAAGATTGGCATCGTACAGCGTTTTGGGGAAAGACCACAGGATCGGCTCACAATTCAAGCACCATCAGGCGGGAAACTCACCCTCACCTTTCCGTCCGCCGATGGCAAAAGTACCCAAACCTTAACTAGCGATCGCCTCGTGATCGAAATGGCTGCACAGCCATTAACCCAACCCATCCTCGAAGAAAAATTAGTCCTCAGTAACCATCGCAGCTTTGAAAATGCCGCCGCCAGTGCCTTTCATTGGAATGAGAAAGGCGTAAAAACGGAAATAGCTCAACCGCGACGTTGGCAAGTCTGGGCAAAGCGAGATGTCTACGACTCTATGCTATTGCGCTATTTGATGTTTTACACCTTGCGATCGCAAGGTAATGTCACCGTCCAACTCGATCGCCGTATCATGCCACAAAAAGCGATCGCCTCATGGACAGTTGGTGACTTCAAATATAATCGCGATCGCCTTGATGTAAGCAGTAGTTCAGGAATTGTGGAAGTTAGCTATCAGCGAGAGAGTAAGGCAGAAATTAGTAATCGTCCCTATGCTGGTACGCTCAAGCTCCAACCTAATGCCCATCAAAGTTTTACCCTTGTTAATAATGTTCCCTTAGAAACCTATGTGCGCGGAGTCGTTCCCCATGAAATCGGGTATAACGCTCCCTATCCTGCGGTGCAAGCCCAAGCGATCTTGGCAAGAACCTATGCTCTGGCAAGTTTACAAAGATTTAAAGCCGATGACTATGAGCTTTGCGCCGATACCCAATGCCAAGTTTATCGCGGTTTAGAAAATACAACCGAAGTCGCAGATCGCGCTGTAGCCGATACCAGAGGCTTAGTTTTGACCTATAACAATCGGGTGATCGATGCCCTCTATTCCTCAACAACGGGAGGAATTACCGCCAACTATAATGATTTGTGGGATGGTACACCCCGCCCCTATCTCCAATCAGTATTAGATCTCGCTAATCGTCCTGAAAATCAGCGATCGGCAAATATCTCTGATAATAAGAATTTAAAAGCATTTCTAGATCGCCAAGAAGGATTTAATGAAGCTGGTTGGCGGACGCTCCGTTGGCGTAAAAGTGGCTCACTGGATGAATTACAAATATCTTTGAAAAAGTTTTTACGCTTCTCAGGTGATACCACTACCAACTTCAATGCGATTAAACAGCTACAAGTAACTAAGCGAGCGCCGTCAGGTCGTGTACTAGAGATGGAAGTTACCACGGATACAGGTAAACTCTCCGTCAAAAAAGATGAGATTATTGATGCCTTCGATCCACCTGATAGCACTTTCTTTAGCCTAGAGCCAATTTATAAGGAGCAAGGAAAAGAGAAGATCTTAACTGGCTATACCTTTATTGGTGGTGGCTTGGGACATGGGGTCGGTATGAGCCAAACGGGTTCCTATAATCTGGCACGACTGGGATTTACTTATGATCGCATTCTCAACTTCTATTACACCAATACCCAATTACAAAAATTACGCCCTGAGCATTATCAATAA
- a CDS encoding GUN4 domain-containing protein: protein MTQKQKSKESDQQNDFLQWLQELPRSLPLELARWMPLGLTGSPVVSFVFQQEWIKALMLSPTMLISAVWGAYSKNFIERMSEIYAERGKTGADGAVANIDRFSQALKEAMVWQFSGFDEKYLKLQAKLVEEYITEGFNPDKTTIPMLEEVFVPLELSGELSDQDLKIWDLIRRSRREKKFRQMVIRKKGGYGKTTLLKHITLIYGQGRQGEYQAPKLIPFLIVLRDWKKENGILSETSLPNLAELITNYHLPKISKNQQRLKPPSKWADFLLNHGKALVMFDGFDELPEDQRQRVSYWISEQMQEYDQTVFILTSRPAGYEDYVGKRPATPLTIQEFSPSQQADFVESWYLCQERCYRSDKQIEQAKNAAKEKSQDLIGQLTDRDRPELQELAKNPLLLNMLVTFHRFSPSVKLPRRRIELYKQICKLQLEDRPEARGIKRLLPSGKSQEVLQLLALDLVQQNKLIIARKDLLDFFGNQSILSHEKVNLEDFLREVVNVGELLVERELGEYEFPHFSFQGYLAAARLEQQGEEAYQTILDNWDKASWRETILFYTAQLPATRFTEMLEKVCNLGAESAKLAYDCLREYRSPEKLDSTLEDRLKALTVDVNALLYQQLEEYLKNQQWYEADQETWKLMLKVTNREEEGYLELDNIRNFPCEDLLTLDRLWVEYSKKHGFEFGFSVQKDIYVECGGELDFSLPSSETWEKFCDRIAWENDGKLVEYDQAFEKNLMCVRGHLPMSGKEGRRGDGDFFARIKTCEV from the coding sequence ATGACTCAAAAGCAAAAGTCTAAGGAATCAGATCAACAAAATGACTTTCTGCAATGGCTTCAGGAACTACCGCGATCGCTGCCATTGGAACTTGCGCGATGGATGCCCTTGGGATTAACGGGTTCTCCTGTTGTTTCATTTGTTTTTCAGCAAGAATGGATTAAAGCTTTGATGCTGTCACCAACCATGTTGATCTCTGCCGTGTGGGGCGCTTATAGCAAAAACTTTATTGAGCGCATGAGTGAGATTTATGCAGAGAGGGGTAAAACTGGTGCTGATGGTGCTGTGGCAAATATTGATCGTTTCAGTCAAGCATTAAAAGAGGCGATGGTATGGCAATTTTCAGGGTTTGATGAGAAATATCTCAAGTTACAGGCTAAACTCGTTGAAGAATATATCACCGAAGGCTTCAACCCCGATAAAACCACAATTCCCATGTTAGAGGAAGTTTTTGTTCCATTAGAACTATCTGGAGAATTATCCGATCAAGACTTGAAGATTTGGGATTTGATTCGTAGATCGCGTAGGGAGAAAAAATTTCGGCAAATGGTGATCCGCAAAAAAGGCGGCTATGGCAAAACCACACTACTGAAACATATTACGCTGATTTATGGACAGGGCAGGCAGGGCGAATATCAAGCACCTAAATTGATTCCATTTTTAATTGTTTTGCGCGATTGGAAAAAAGAGAATGGCATCTTGAGTGAAACTTCTTTACCGAATCTGGCGGAACTGATTACAAATTATCATTTGCCGAAAATATCTAAAAATCAACAGCGCTTAAAACCACCGTCAAAATGGGCTGACTTTTTACTCAATCACGGTAAGGCATTGGTGATGTTTGATGGATTTGATGAATTGCCAGAAGACCAGCGCCAAAGGGTTAGTTATTGGATTAGTGAGCAAATGCAGGAATATGACCAAACGGTTTTTATCCTGACCTCCCGCCCCGCAGGATATGAAGACTATGTGGGCAAGCGTCCTGCTACGCCCTTAACCATTCAAGAATTTAGCCCCAGTCAACAGGCAGATTTTGTAGAGAGTTGGTATCTCTGCCAAGAACGCTGTTATCGCAGTGACAAGCAAATCGAGCAAGCCAAGAATGCAGCTAAAGAGAAGTCTCAAGATTTAATCGGTCAATTAACCGATCGAGATCGCCCTGAACTTCAGGAATTGGCAAAAAATCCGCTTTTGTTGAATATGCTCGTAACTTTTCATCGCTTTAGCCCTAGTGTGAAGTTGCCGCGTCGGCGGATCGAACTCTACAAACAGATTTGTAAATTGCAGCTAGAGGATCGCCCTGAAGCAAGGGGAATTAAGCGGCTTTTACCTTCTGGTAAGAGTCAAGAAGTCTTGCAGCTATTAGCATTAGATTTAGTGCAACAGAATAAGTTAATCATTGCCCGAAAGGATCTGCTTGATTTCTTCGGAAACCAATCTATTCTTAGCCATGAAAAAGTTAATCTAGAAGATTTTTTGCGAGAGGTTGTCAATGTTGGTGAGTTATTGGTAGAGCGAGAATTGGGAGAATATGAGTTTCCCCATTTTAGTTTTCAGGGATACCTTGCTGCCGCAAGACTGGAGCAGCAGGGCGAGGAGGCTTATCAAACAATTTTAGACAATTGGGATAAAGCTTCTTGGCGCGAGACAATTTTGTTCTATACCGCCCAATTACCTGCTACGCGCTTTACAGAAATGTTAGAGAAAGTTTGTAATTTGGGAGCAGAGTCGGCAAAGTTAGCCTACGACTGTTTGCGTGAATATCGCAGTCCCGAAAAGTTAGATTCCACCTTAGAAGATCGGCTCAAGGCACTGACAGTTGATGTAAATGCGTTGCTCTATCAGCAATTGGAGGAGTATCTCAAAAATCAGCAATGGTATGAGGCGGATCAGGAAACTTGGAAGTTGATGCTCAAGGTCACAAATCGGGAAGAAGAGGGATATTTAGAGTTAGATAATATTAGAAATTTCCCTTGCGAGGATTTATTAACGCTAGATCGCCTTTGGGTGGAATATAGCAAAAAACATGGGTTTGAGTTTGGCTTTAGTGTCCAGAAGGATATTTATGTCGAGTGTGGTGGTGAGCTAGATTTTAGTTTGCCAAGTTCTGAAACTTGGGAAAAGTTTTGCGATCGTATAGCATGGGAGAATGATGGTAAGTTAGTAGAATACGACCAAGCATTCGAGAAAAATCTTATGTGCGTAAGGGGACATCTCCCGATGTCTGGGAAAGAAGGACGTAGGGGAGATGGCGATTTCTTCGCGCGCATCAAGACTTGTGAAGTGTAA